A single genomic interval of Panthera uncia isolate 11264 chromosome A1 unlocalized genomic scaffold, Puncia_PCG_1.0 HiC_scaffold_17, whole genome shotgun sequence harbors:
- the LOC125935171 gene encoding uncharacterized protein LOC125935171 has product MDPHLPTLEDCRWARPEPLMPPGLNREQAWAWALDNFPALSRPSCQRPQLCGDWNPGACGRLSHACPWHGDGPRLERGQKRCRDPHVPAETAMELQSPPREAHATDRVARWTLNRPGDASASGGGQTHGQTASRSPGRPRKLLKTVAQSKVEAGEGKNSSIVVGAHSAPSTDALEGARDTLWGPHSVCVDFSSLDWPDRDEP; this is encoded by the coding sequence ATGGACCCCCATCTGCCCACGCTGGAAGATTGCAGGTGGGCACGTCCGGAGCCCCTCATGCCCCCGGGCCTGAACCGAGAACAGGCCTGGGCCTGGGCGCTGGATAACTTCCCGGCGCTGAGCCGCCCCTCCTGCCAACGCCCCCAGTTGTGCGGGGACTGGAACCCCGGTGCGTGCGGGAGGCTGAGCCATGCTTGCCCTTGGCACGGAGATGGTCCCCGGCTTGAGAGGGGCCAGAAACGCTGTCGAGACCCTCACGTCCCGGCTGAGACCGCGATGGAGCTACAGTCACCTCCACGAGAGGCACATGCGACAGACCGTGTTGCCCGATGGACCCTGAACCGGCCAGGGGATGCCAGCGCCAGCGGTGGTGGCCAGACCCACGGCCAGACCGCCTCCAGGAGCCCAGGCCGTCCCCGGAAGCTGCTGAAAACCGTGGCTCAAAGCAAGGTGGAAgctggagagggaaagaattccAGCATCGTCGTCGGGGCCCACAGCGCCCCTTCAACCGATGCGCTGGAAGGAGCCCGAGACACCCTATGGGGCCCTCATTCTGTCTGTGTGGACTTCTCCTCGCTGGACTGGCCGGACCGAGATGAACCTTGA